The Kryptolebias marmoratus isolate JLee-2015 linkage group LG1, ASM164957v2, whole genome shotgun sequence sequence GAAAACATAAACTGTTAGGGACTATGTCTGTTTGCAaataatctcatgaaccacagattttaatgaaactctcagaaagtaaatactGGCTGGAGATTTACAAATGATTATCTTTTGAAGTcatcctgattcaagatggccaccattgCTAAACACACCAAGTGGCAGGCCCCTTCAAAATTTCATCAGGAGTTTTTCAAGTTAATTGTATTATCTTGTTGCTGCCGGGCAAAAATCTTGTATCTCCATAtttcagttttcacatttttgcataaatctgTTGGCCACActtcacatctgtctgtggttttattgaTGGCTAACCAatgaaatgtgtcaaaaaaagaGCCTGTGAACCTGTGACCACATGGTTTATCTAAATTaatagaaatactttttttcttatccTGTAAAGTTGCACCTTTGgagatgcaaacacaaaaattggctataactcagtcaattttacagatattcagctacaattggatgtggtagtagctgacagtcaaaCCTAATGGCTGGTTTAAACTTCACAAGACGTCAGACATTCAGTGTTGCTGATGTGGTTGTGGGATGTTCTTTTTCACATGGACATTTTATACTCTAAGAGAAACTAGGAGGGAGAAGTCCTGGGAAACCCCTGACTCCTCCCACAGCACCAAAATGGATTTCTTCCCGTTGGCTTCTCCACTCCTCCAttcttgtacagatttttgctccCTTTACAGtaaccaaacatttttattaaacagattgATACAGTAAACACTATTTGGTATTtgcaaatttgtcacaaagGCCCGGCCCCAGTACTCGCACTCgcaccctcgttccaccctcgtgtccttcagaTGTGCGTTCATgttgaagggtttgagtgcgtagtgtcccaattctccggagtgctctttagctCCGCCCCCTTTGTTTACTACATCCGCCCTTCGGCTAagccctttattttttttttaaacaagattttctttatttgacaaTGAGACAAGTTGGCCAGCAGCAGCCTTCCTGTTCATAATCACACCTAAAACTTCTGGAACTGCAGCCTTTGTCACCTTGAGGACGTTAAACCTCACAGTCTTGCTGAGGGGTCGGCAGTCACCGACAGTCAATATGTCTCCAACGGTGACGTCTCTGAAGCATGGTGACAGATGGACAGAGAGGTTCTTGTGTCTTTTCTCAAAGCGGTTGTACTTGCGAATGTAATGCAGATAGTCACGTCGGATGACGATGGTCCTCTGCATCTTCATTTTGGTCACTACACCAGAGAGGATACGGCCACGGATAGAGACATTTCTAGTAAAGGGGCATTTCTTGTCAATGTAAGTGCCTTCAATAGCCTCTCTTGGGGTTTTGAAGCCCAGCCCGACACTTTTGTGGTAGCGAGGGATTTTCTCTTTGCCCTCCTTGACACTCTCAACAGCTAGAACACGTTTCTTGTTCTGGAAGATTATGGGCTGCTTCTGATAAGCTCTCTCAGTTTGTACGTCCGCCATCTTTGCCAGCCGAGTCGTAAAGAGTCTTttcggctaagcccgcatccaggcggacttcagcaaagtatttacccacaattcattgctgcatgtgacgttttgaatttttttattattattatcttcactgacaatgaaagggttttgaaataaacaatagaaatatgacagagcaagctgcgtctgtcacgaaaaaagcagttttcaaatgtaaagtattgaaataattcttgtttcactctgctgtacaggtgtgaatactatcaaactttgctctgtattcaacaagtcagaacaaaacacatttgaacagccaaatagcTTTTGAATTGACTTTGGAAatcaaaaatacctaaactgtacttttaaaattgtactggcaccttcttaaaataccaaaacagcgaccggtcGGCCATGTTACGACACAGAGGCGCAAGTCGATGAcataacctgtactgtcccaattctccaatgtctgcttgtaacctgcgcacacaaacccttctgtgcactttgactgagtacacacttcatagaggggcgtagggtggagtgtgagtattgggaccgggccaaaGAGACCACCACCATTTCTGACAGATGGTGCACCATAACAATCATGTTTTATGTCATGTGGTAGTATAAACCAGCCTTAACTCTTACTTTGAgcataaatatattaaacagaTTACACAAGAGTTTTGTTTAAGACGTTGCCATGAACTATTGGTAtcatctctctctgtctgttagcagaatatcttgtgaatcacaGAACAGAATTTTTTGatactctcagaaagtatttattgtgTGTACATCAACAGCtgataaacttttaaagttaacctaattcaagatagttgccacagccaacttacattagcaaaaatgaaaatggtCATAACTAAGTCATATTTACAGGCATTCagctataaataaaataaatataaaaatagtcTAATACTTTGGAACTTCATCACAACATACGATTTATGtctcagtcattttaaatacTCTTTTAATCACCGAATTAATGTCTAATTAAACACTACAACCTAATACCATATCTGTTTGATAATAACTTCTGtcgtgaaaaaaacaaacagctgatgtttttttatgaaggaAAAAGTTGGTGGAAATCCCCTCTTTGGGCTACCgcacacagctgactgacagctgcagcAACAAGTAGGGGAGGAGCAGCATTATTCTAAGCTACATATGACCAGAGAAAccatcaaactgtttttgttgttttattaaaaggaattcaaactgcagaaatagtatgacagaataaattaatgcttttttcactttttaacatTGTGGTATACCTTGAAACTAAAACCAGCCCATGCCTTAAACTTGGTGGTGaggcatcatgctgtggggatgtttttttttctgaaacattaaaagcctagcattccttttgACTAGCAACTTTAAGGCCAAAGTTTTAGAATGACACTATCTTATGTagagaaatgacaaatttgTAGACTTTTGAtccaaccttgaaaataacatgaagCACGACCTCATGTGATACTGCATGATGtcatgcttagagtatgtgctatgaatgactctcagctactgctatGTCAAATTCttgctcaatttctgtaaaactcactgagttatagctagtTTTGTACTGGTTAATATAAATTAGCTGTGgaaaccatcttgaattacactgattccaaaagttattcagttgtagatgtacatcaactgattatttcctgaaaaattaattaaaatccatgcagatgttcatgagatattttgttaacagacaaaaagagtttACTTTGACAGCTAAtcctaaagttttaggcaaagatcatgtgcaatgagtagcagtTGGGATATGTGTTGTGAAACACTCTTAACTACaagcacaccaaatttgagcaagaatatatgtaaaattgactgaaatatacccatatttgtgtttttagtgtcagttggctgtggcagccttctaGGATGTGGTTGGCTCAAAAAATAGTCAGCTGTAGAGCTACATCCAGTgatgatttcctgaaagtttcagtaaaatctgtccagtggttcatgagatattttgctaacagagttgactccaagtagttattaacctttatttaaccaggcaaatcccattgagattacacatctctttttcaagggaggcctggcaTTCATGTTTTTAGGCTGGGGGAGGAAACCCATGCAagttacacagaaaaaacccaggTCCAAAGGTCCAACCaggggtttgaacccaggaccttcttgctgtgaggcaacagtgctaaccactaatccattATGCTgttaatgacaaaattttaaacaaagatcttgatgAATCTGTTAACACTCTgaatatgtgttagggatcagtctcagacactaccacaacaaatgtcAGGTTGGAATAGCCATTTCTCTGTTGCCTGATGTTAAATACCTGTGGTGGTCAGCTTGAATGGGTTTGTTTCCAAAGGTTTatgagttgcagatgtacaaccaatgattattttcaatTCTCATTAactgtttagtggttcatgacagattttggtaacaaacacacacaagccaaATTTTCTGCCTTTGCCTTCCAGCAGTGGGTAATATTGATCTGGGAGGACCATTAAGTAGGGGGAAAATGGCCAACTAGCTTGTCATGTAGGGCAGGAGGGACAGAGTGTGAATGTTTATTTGCTGCTGTATGGTTTCTTCCACACTGATTCCTTTCCTCCTCCCTACCCTCCAAGTGATTGATGCCCCCAGCCAGGTGGATGTGCGTGATGTGACAGAAACCACTGCCCTGGTGACTTGGTTCCAGCCTGTAGCTGCCGTGGACGGAGTCACCATTGCCTTTTGGCCCAGTTTAAATCCTCTTGATCGACATGTGATTGAGCTGTCCTCCACTGACACCCAGTACCACCTTGGAGGCTTGAACCCCGACACCCAATATAAGGTGTCTCTGTTGGCCAGGAAGGGGGAACAGAGCAGTTCACCTGTGTACGACTTCTTCCTCACAGGTAATGTTCTATcaaacataatgttatttttttatcaggtTAAAACAACACGCGCTATAGATATATATccaaactgacaaacaggtgacaTTGTGGTGATTGACAagaacatcaggaagaaggagcttGAGAAAGTCGAGAAATACCAAggtctgaaagaggaaacagagaagctgtagagagtcaaagcctcagtggtaccagttgTCATTGGAGAACTCTGTGCTGTGACCCCTAaactctgtccagaagagcgcagtcctaggatcAGCTAAGAGATTgtgtagaaccctcaagcttccaggcctctggtagaggacccgagctttGTGTGAAAGTGGAACTGAATTACTATTTTCAAATTCTTCAtcctaaaagcttcaaaatgatatatAGTTTGCCGAAATTTGGtaatatttatcacctgccttttgtTATTAACAGTGCTAGTttgaaaacatgatttaatgGTCTGGAGTGATGTAATCTGGAACTCAAGCCCCTTATTTCAAAAGGGGCTTCATAATGACATCACACATTCTTCGAAGGAGTGTCGCAGTTGGAAAGCAGCTGGCTGTGAAAAATGGtcagtttcaaaggaaattatTAGTATTAGGATTAAAATAATTCTCTTTCAAGACATACTTGTTAGAAAACTTCACTTTAAAGGTAGATTACGAAGATTATGACATATGTTTTTCAATCAGAATGGTAGATGGTGTCTTAATGGACTCTTATGCAAATCTGAGttacaacaaaaatcaatattttcacttttcctgTGTGCATTACGACTCTTTTTGCCAGCACGAGTCTCATTTATATAATTACTACTACCATACCtacttcagcacatttcagctaTTTCAGACTTTCaggtatcaaaatgttcagcatgTTGAGAATATTACAGCTGTGGTTTTCGGCaacttaaactttttaaattatttaactttatttacattttttttgtctcagaaatGCCTTGAGATTTTTCAAATTCTTAAAAATCTTTGTGcattttgaaatctgcttcagcataaatcttcttttttaGCTACTATTATGCTAGCTTCAGCTTTTTGCTACTgctctgctgattttagcttttagctactgttctgatcATTTATGCTTTCAATTACTGCTAGTTTCAATTTTTAGCTGATgctttactaattttagctttttgctactttttgatGATCTAAACTTTTACcttctgttttgctaatgtttgcttttattttttctaatattagAAGGGGGAGCAAAACCACCAAGCTgtactgattttaaaacaaactactcTTGATTTGGGCTTACAGATAGTCTGGTTTGATGAGGCTCCATTGGTTTAAATGGAGTGTCCTGTTGTATCCTGCAGACCTGGACGCTCCCAGAGAACTGCAGACCGTGGATCTGACAGATGAGGGCATCACTCTGGAGTGGAAAAATAGCCAGGCTCAGGTGGACCAGTACCGCATCAAATACGGCCCGTTGTCTGGAGGCGAGCATGGAGAACTGCTTTTCTCTCCAGGACCCAAAGACTCCACCCAAGCTAAGATCACCGGTATTACAGAACCACctatatatattaaaaacaaacaaaaaaaaaaacatatgggAAATTATTATCACTCACTTTTGCATTTACTGTTTGGCATCaattctctgtctgttagcaaaatatctcatgaaccactggacagagtttGATGACAGTTTGAAAAGTGTAATTGTTTGTTGTACATCCACAAATCATTATGTTTTGGATTTAACCCACTTCAGGATGACTGCCACAGGTAATCAGCCTtagcaacataaaaatggctatgacagatattgagctaaagtttgacaCTTCAGTAGCTACAAGAcctcctcaacacatactctaagtgctgaGATATCTCGTGAGATCTTTACTTAGTGGTGTTTTCAACCATTCATTTTTTCCGTTTTGCCTCTCTTTTGTAttgataaatgttttcttttccacaaaGGTCCCATTtacttaagaaataaaaagtagtaGTCTTGTATTCAGGCACTAGATTCAAACACAGCAATACTTGTTTTTACCCcaaaaagatttgtttcaaaatatttacaaaagaaaagcgatttttatattttgaaaccATGCACTGACGTTATAAatgaagttttgtttgtttgtttgtttgtttgtttccaagCTGTAGTGCTTCAGTGCAGCACAATCAGACAGcatgagaaacaaacagaaaacaaaaaactcccaAAAATGAACTAGCAGTGTCTTTGTTTGACCCACTTCTTTGTCCTTGCGAGGCCTATCCAGTGAAAATAAAGCACTGTGTCCATTCAGTCGACATCCCCCTGCCCCCTGTTCCACACACACCTCAGCACTTCTTTCACACACTTATTATCTGTAATTGCCTTCACGCTCGTGATTTTATTGATAATGAGTTTCCCGGGCATTAGGTGTAATTTCATGCAGCAAAGCTCTGTGGTCCATGACCTCTGTGGGAGTTAATAAAGGAATTAGAGGCGATCAGTGTGAGAGAGGGCTTGATTGTAAAGACCAAACGACCCCCGGAGTCTTCAGTATCATAGCAAGGAGTGTTTCTGCTCTGCAACAAGGGCTCTATACATCCATCAATGCAAATACAACACTGATGTTCCACAGCGAACACAGGCATACCATGAAACGCAATTAGGCTCCAATCTATTGTGCAATCAGGCCACAAGAGAGTGTTTTTGTGGCCCTGGAGCCATTAGCTGAACCAGCTGGCCACTTGACTCAGGGGCCTCCCCTCGGTTCATTTGTTGACACCTCAGTGAATTCgctcaaacaaaacatgagGTAGGTTTTTCTTTATCTCTGCATCTCAATGTTTTTATGTTCCACACTTATTTTGTGTAGGTCTAAGACCAGGAACAGAGTACGGGATGGGTGTGACGGCGGTGAAGGATGAACGGGAGAGTCTGCCTGCCACCACTAACGCAGTAACAGGTGAGAACAAACACTGCCTGTAGATTACTTCCCTGCACTTTCATCTTACGCTGTACATCTTTTCTATGATTTTCATTTCATAGAATTTCTTTTTAGATAACAAACTTTCACTAGTAAAAAGAATATACTTTTAGAAACTAACAAACTAATGTAAAAAAACTTATGAACAGAGTATCATCTATACAAATactcaatgaaaataaaattggtTGATCAGAATAAATGGATTTATATTTTGGTCCACATACAGACCACTGTTTGTGATGTGAATGATTTGATTCACAAGGGATTGGTGTGTCTAACATGAGAACTGACAGGAATAAGAGTTAACGTCCCAAATGAAACTATAGTAGGCATGGGCACAGTATTATGGCATTAGGgtgaaccaaaaacaaacaaaaaaaaaacattttatctctgGTATCGGGTCACAAGTACTGGGCTCTTTACAACCCCCATGTCATCCTGCACCGTGACTAGCATCAGTCAGAGACCAAGTGGTGGTGTATCATGTTTGGCAATGAATCTCAGTTTTGCATTACCATGGATGACCCTTGTATGCACATAAGGAAGTGCTGAAATGAGAAAACCGATCCTGCTTATGTTTTGAAGAGAGAGAATTACTGGCATTACTCCTGGCATTATAGTGTAAGGAGGCATAGGGTCTGACTTCAGGTCACTTCTGGTAGTGAATCACCATCTGAATCAAGACAAGACAACACCCGTCTACACACGACACATGTCTGTGGACTACCTGCAACATGTTCAGGTCCTCACTTGGTCCTCACTTGGTCCCCTGATATTTCCCCAGTCAAACATTTGTGTGATCAGCTCAAACATCAACTCCGAGTCAGTGCCAGTGTGCTGGATTTTAGGGGGGGCTTACAGACATGAGACCAGCTGTGTGTATGTACTGCTAACTGTACTATCTATCTatttgatctgatattgtaatcaCTGTGATGCTGTCACATAATCTTTTAACATGCAAAGTTTCATTATATCTTTATCATTCTGTCTGGTTGcataatcattttgttttctgtgaatgtAAATCAgtaaacaaaatgcataaacAGAG is a genomic window containing:
- the LOC108247261 gene encoding 40S ribosomal protein S11-like, giving the protein MADVQTERAYQKQPIIFQNKKRVLAVESVKEGKEKIPRYHKSVGLGFKTPREAIEGTYIDKKCPFTRNVSIRGRILSGVVTKMKMQRTIVIRRDYLHYIRKYNRFEKRHKNLSVHLSPCFRDVTVGDILTVGDCRPLSKTVRFNVLKVTKAAVPEVLGVIMNRKAAAGQLVSLSNKENLV